A window of Tautonia plasticadhaerens contains these coding sequences:
- a CDS encoding DUF4340 domain-containing protein produces MGKRSTILLLVLFFGGLGALWWARTADLPTAAERQDMAGRVLPGLMRVEPGEIARIEVEDPSGEGALVALERRGPEGWQVVEPIEAMADARRVEVLVNNLRELRKAAEAGEVTGDPSRFGLEPPARLVRLYRAGDDEPVATLALGDELERLRYVQPEGGPVTLADTLRVEPDSVDPDEWRERGLFDIYSYDVKSIDVTGPDRRLGVALEGGRWRVVEPFRAPANAEAVNGLLADLAELEAVAGPEGFAAEDVGDLSEFGLDPPRATITLVPAGLTGSDAPQTAHLGGSPEGRDDVLYARREGQDDVLLVRARGVADVGSDPRAIRSRKVVDSRPEEVVALRIEADGVEYRLAKGPAGWNVVSPDEGTADAVDVSTLLETITTLESAEFFPSDQVTGSGLDEPTATFDLWVSESGGVPETPFAFESDRPADVSLAIGRYDAGTKLVYGQLGGDEGTVLALPETARRAIPEGPLALRDRTVVRQDPRAVRRVEMDRAGRSLALERPATDAAGPGAATAWQVVEPKPAAADRLAATMLVDALARLRAERVVASEAGDPSTYGLDDPAARVSWEADSGEESRTTLVVGGSVPDRQGERYARLEGRPGVFTVGPKLLALLSAEFRDRRILGFAPDQADRLVVRGDGAELAFEKSEGAWRPEGGGGSWPTGYDEAKVEATIAALSTLTADRIVQDDGPMPEGSALEPPAREVEVRIQTVEGEQSATIRLGARLGESRFAAMGDGGPGAAFLVPAEPFDLPMPAPGGGEGLPEDPFERSGGGPDLE; encoded by the coding sequence ATGGGCAAGCGGAGCACGATCCTACTCCTCGTCCTGTTCTTCGGGGGCCTGGGCGCGCTCTGGTGGGCGAGGACGGCGGACCTGCCGACCGCGGCCGAGCGCCAGGACATGGCGGGGCGGGTCCTGCCGGGCTTGATGAGGGTCGAGCCGGGGGAGATCGCCCGGATCGAAGTGGAGGATCCGTCCGGGGAGGGGGCCCTCGTGGCGCTGGAACGCCGGGGCCCGGAGGGCTGGCAGGTGGTCGAGCCGATCGAGGCGATGGCCGACGCCCGGCGGGTCGAGGTGCTGGTGAACAACCTCCGGGAGCTTCGCAAGGCGGCCGAGGCCGGCGAGGTGACCGGAGACCCGTCCCGGTTCGGCCTGGAGCCGCCCGCCCGGCTGGTCCGGCTCTACCGGGCGGGGGACGACGAGCCGGTCGCCACCCTGGCCCTGGGGGACGAGCTGGAGCGACTCCGGTACGTGCAGCCCGAGGGCGGCCCGGTCACCCTGGCCGACACGCTCCGCGTCGAGCCGGATTCCGTCGACCCCGACGAGTGGCGGGAACGGGGGCTGTTCGACATCTATTCCTATGACGTGAAGTCGATCGACGTGACCGGCCCCGATCGCCGCCTGGGCGTGGCGCTGGAGGGCGGGCGGTGGCGGGTCGTCGAGCCGTTCCGGGCCCCCGCGAACGCGGAGGCGGTCAACGGACTGCTCGCAGACCTGGCCGAACTGGAGGCGGTGGCCGGGCCGGAGGGGTTCGCCGCCGAGGACGTGGGGGACCTGTCGGAGTTCGGCCTCGACCCGCCGCGGGCGACGATCACCCTGGTCCCGGCCGGGCTGACCGGGTCGGACGCGCCGCAGACGGCCCACCTCGGCGGGTCGCCGGAGGGCAGGGATGACGTCCTCTACGCGCGTCGGGAAGGGCAGGACGACGTGCTGCTCGTCCGGGCGCGGGGGGTGGCCGACGTGGGGAGCGACCCCCGGGCGATCCGGAGCCGCAAGGTCGTCGACTCCCGGCCCGAGGAGGTGGTGGCGCTGCGGATCGAGGCCGACGGCGTCGAATACCGGCTGGCCAAGGGCCCGGCGGGCTGGAATGTCGTCTCCCCCGACGAGGGCACGGCCGACGCGGTGGACGTGTCGACGCTGCTGGAGACGATCACGACGCTGGAGTCGGCCGAGTTCTTCCCGAGCGATCAGGTGACCGGCTCCGGGCTCGACGAGCCGACGGCGACCTTCGACCTCTGGGTGTCGGAGTCGGGGGGCGTCCCGGAGACGCCGTTCGCGTTCGAATCCGACCGGCCCGCCGACGTCTCGCTGGCGATCGGCCGGTATGACGCGGGCACGAAGCTCGTCTACGGGCAGCTCGGGGGGGACGAGGGCACGGTGCTGGCGCTGCCGGAGACGGCCCGACGCGCGATCCCCGAAGGGCCGCTGGCGCTGCGGGACCGGACGGTGGTCCGGCAGGACCCGAGGGCGGTCCGCCGGGTCGAGATGGACCGCGCCGGCCGCTCGCTGGCGCTCGAACGCCCCGCGACCGACGCCGCCGGCCCCGGGGCGGCGACGGCGTGGCAGGTGGTCGAGCCGAAGCCGGCGGCGGCCGACCGGCTGGCGGCGACGATGCTCGTGGACGCCCTGGCCCGGCTGAGGGCCGAGCGGGTCGTCGCATCGGAGGCCGGGGACCCGTCGACCTACGGGCTGGACGACCCGGCGGCCCGGGTCTCGTGGGAGGCCGACTCGGGAGAGGAGTCCCGGACGACGCTGGTCGTCGGCGGGTCCGTGCCCGATCGGCAGGGCGAACGGTACGCGCGCCTGGAAGGCCGGCCCGGGGTCTTCACCGTGGGACCGAAGCTGCTGGCCCTGCTGTCGGCCGAGTTCCGGGACCGGAGGATCCTCGGCTTCGCCCCCGACCAGGCCGACCGGCTGGTCGTCCGGGGCGACGGGGCCGAGCTCGCCTTCGAGAAGTCCGAGGGAGCCTGGCGGCCCGAGGGGGGGGGCGGATCCTGGCCGACCGGCTACGACGAGGCGAAGGTCGAGGCGACGATCGCCGCCCTCTCGACCCTGACCGCCGACCGGATCGTCCAGGACGACGGTCCGATGCCCGAGGGTTCGGCCCTGGAGCCGCCGGCCCGGGAGGTCGAGGTCCGGATCCAAACCGTCGAGGGCGAGCAATCGGCCACCATCCGCCTCGGGGCCCGGCTCGGCGAATCCCGGTTCGCCGCGATGGGGGACGGGGGGCCGGGCGCGGCGTTCCTGGTCCCGGCGGAGCCGTTCGACCTGCCGATGCCGGCCCCGGGGGGCGGGGAGGGATTGCCGGAGGACCCGTTCGAGCGATCGGGCGGGGGCCCGGACCTCGAATGA
- a CDS encoding NAD(P)/FAD-dependent oxidoreductase has product MGSDQPRPATTRSDLPPHRWQRVDRPEGEPAVVESFDAVIAGAGPAGLTAAFELTRHGRPCVVVEADPERVGGISRTDVYKGYRFDIGGHRFFSKSAEVNAFWDEILGGDLLRRPRLSRIFYDRKFFHYPLRPVDALLKLGPIKSARILASYLKARLRPVEPERSFEDWIVNRFGRTLFEIFFKTYTEKVWGMPTSEISADWAAQRIKGLSLIGAALNALKVGRPGRGEVVKTLIEEFKYPRLGPGQMWEAAADRVRQAGGAVHLGRRVDRIEHDGRSITAFVSRDRDGRATEYRGRHFISTLPIRHLIAAMSPPAPDEVRQAAGGLRYRDFLTVVLIVDRPETFPDTWIYVHEPGVRVGRIQNFKNWSPEMVPDPTTSSLGLEYFCFEGDDLWTMPDADLIALGRREIAAMGLIPASSVVDGCVVRMPKAYPVYDETYRDRVAVVRGWLDRFDNLELAGRNGMHKYNNQDHSMMTALLAARNILGLGSYDTWRVNTDAEYHEQGDDPSADTAGRAVPRRVDAT; this is encoded by the coding sequence ATGGGCAGCGATCAGCCGAGGCCCGCGACGACGCGGAGCGACCTTCCTCCGCACCGCTGGCAGCGGGTCGACCGCCCCGAGGGCGAGCCGGCCGTCGTCGAGTCCTTCGACGCGGTCATCGCCGGCGCCGGCCCGGCCGGCCTGACGGCCGCCTTCGAGCTGACCCGGCACGGCCGGCCCTGCGTCGTCGTCGAGGCCGACCCCGAGCGCGTCGGCGGTATCAGCCGGACCGACGTCTACAAGGGCTACCGCTTCGACATCGGCGGCCACCGCTTCTTTTCCAAGAGTGCCGAGGTGAACGCCTTCTGGGACGAGATCCTCGGCGGCGACCTGCTCCGCCGCCCCCGCCTGAGCCGGATCTTCTACGACCGCAAGTTCTTCCACTACCCGCTCCGCCCCGTCGACGCCCTGCTCAAGCTCGGCCCGATCAAGTCCGCCCGCATCCTCGCCAGCTACCTGAAGGCCCGGCTCCGCCCCGTCGAGCCGGAGCGCAGCTTCGAGGACTGGATCGTCAACCGATTCGGCCGCACCCTGTTCGAGATCTTCTTCAAGACCTACACCGAGAAGGTCTGGGGCATGCCCACCTCGGAGATCTCGGCCGACTGGGCGGCCCAGCGGATCAAGGGCCTCAGCCTCATCGGCGCCGCGCTGAACGCCCTGAAGGTCGGCCGGCCCGGCCGGGGAGAGGTGGTCAAGACGCTGATCGAGGAGTTCAAGTATCCCCGGCTCGGCCCCGGCCAGATGTGGGAGGCGGCGGCCGATCGCGTCCGGCAGGCCGGCGGGGCCGTCCACCTGGGCCGCCGGGTCGACCGGATCGAGCACGACGGCCGCTCGATCACCGCCTTCGTCTCCCGCGACCGCGACGGCCGGGCCACCGAATACCGCGGCCGGCACTTCATCTCGACGCTGCCGATCCGCCACCTGATCGCCGCCATGAGCCCCCCCGCCCCGGACGAGGTCCGGCAGGCGGCCGGCGGCCTCCGCTACCGAGACTTCCTCACCGTGGTCCTCATCGTCGACCGGCCCGAGACGTTCCCCGACACCTGGATCTACGTCCACGAGCCCGGCGTCCGGGTCGGCCGGATCCAGAACTTCAAGAACTGGTCCCCGGAGATGGTCCCCGACCCCACCACCTCCAGCCTCGGGCTGGAGTATTTCTGCTTCGAGGGGGACGACCTCTGGACCATGCCCGACGCCGACCTGATCGCCCTGGGCCGCCGGGAGATCGCCGCCATGGGCCTCATCCCCGCCTCCTCGGTCGTCGACGGCTGCGTCGTCCGGATGCCCAAGGCGTATCCCGTCTACGACGAGACCTACCGGGACCGCGTCGCCGTCGTCCGCGGCTGGCTCGACCGCTTCGACAACCTTGAACTGGCCGGCCGCAACGGCATGCACAAATATAATAACCAGGATCACTCGATGATGACCGCGCTGCTCGCCGCGCGGAACATCCTCGGCCTCGGCTCGTATGACACCTGGCGCGTGAACACCGACGCCGAGTACCACGAGCAGGGGGACGACCCCTCCGCCGACACCGCCGGCCGTGCCGTCCCCCGCCGCGTCGACGCCACCTGA
- a CDS encoding HEPN domain-containing protein: protein MAIVNTFEKCLEGPYLSRDDSAADLVGELLSRSGDRLQAAADLLNSPEVDPADTCLFAYQAMFCCLRALVYARGYREAGLGCLLLACESLYVRTGLLDARHLLDFGRAQRLTLPPDQAVEAASSFARRTLELLNPPA from the coding sequence ATGGCGATCGTCAATACCTTCGAGAAGTGCCTTGAGGGCCCCTACCTCTCCCGGGACGACTCGGCGGCCGACCTCGTCGGCGAGCTGCTCTCCCGGTCGGGGGACCGACTCCAGGCCGCGGCCGACCTGCTCAACAGCCCCGAGGTGGACCCGGCCGACACCTGCCTCTTCGCCTACCAGGCGATGTTCTGCTGCCTCCGCGCCCTCGTCTATGCCCGGGGCTACCGGGAGGCCGGCCTCGGCTGCCTGCTGCTCGCCTGCGAGTCCCTCTACGTCCGCACCGGCCTGCTCGACGCCCGGCACCTGCTCGACTTCGGCCGGGCCCAGCGCCTCACCCTCCCCCCCGACCAGGCCGTCGAGGCCGCCTCCTCGTTCGCCCGGCGGACCCTGGAGCTGCTCAACCCGCCCGCGTAG
- a CDS encoding rhomboid family intramembrane serine protease, with the protein MHDDDPESPDEVDAWEIFALAACQPLQGLPHCYVAPRLSAEAVVRALDSYLRPRPDELLLALVERPGPTGPVPGCAITSRRLCWPSDVPARATARPGSSLSFDELRGAVRVTGAPDPALDLGGGREVPLGGFDPPGPVDALAGVLSTIGRARHSGDLAGSATPDALRCSRAEIGHVVRQAQAMHRAGGEVRSFQADVMTATPRVVVTYLIVASCLLVYLAMIASGVSAIDPTVPDLIAWGGNVGVLVALDGQTWRLLSSVFLHGGLIHIGLNMYVLYRAGPLIERLYGNAGFALLYLAAGLGGAMASAWWHPRVVSVGASGAIFGLIGGLGAFLVSHRTAIPAQVLVRMRGGVVAFVLYNTLFGLAIPGIDNAAHLGGLVSGLLAGLLLQRPWPVPRPTAGLPRQLAGGLVIAAALTVAAVVLDRQVLRNAEVRVALARESIRIYNEFAGELDPLRLEFEQTNLRLDALIGRVDRSELALPDARAELSGLISRAEEERDAVARIPAADPDLVEIRDALSSSVDALRRAMVALDRYLAKPEDPSPIEGPSGFNPSRAESEAELARYRALRGAFLDRFRTSEAPPEPGP; encoded by the coding sequence GTGCACGACGACGACCCCGAATCCCCCGACGAGGTCGACGCCTGGGAGATCTTCGCCCTGGCCGCCTGCCAGCCCCTGCAAGGGCTGCCGCACTGTTACGTCGCCCCCCGGCTCTCGGCCGAGGCCGTCGTGCGGGCCCTGGATTCGTACCTCCGTCCCCGGCCCGACGAATTGCTGCTGGCCCTCGTCGAGCGGCCCGGCCCGACGGGCCCCGTCCCCGGCTGCGCGATCACCTCACGACGCCTCTGCTGGCCCTCCGACGTGCCCGCCCGGGCAACGGCCCGGCCGGGCTCGTCCCTGTCGTTCGACGAACTGCGCGGGGCCGTCCGGGTGACCGGCGCCCCCGACCCCGCGCTCGACCTCGGCGGCGGCCGGGAGGTCCCCCTCGGGGGCTTCGACCCCCCCGGGCCGGTCGACGCCCTCGCCGGGGTCCTCTCGACGATCGGCCGGGCCCGCCACTCCGGGGACCTCGCCGGCTCCGCCACCCCCGACGCCCTCCGATGTTCCCGGGCCGAGATCGGCCACGTCGTCCGGCAGGCCCAGGCCATGCACCGGGCCGGGGGGGAGGTCCGCTCCTTCCAGGCCGACGTGATGACCGCCACCCCCCGGGTGGTGGTCACCTACCTGATCGTCGCGTCCTGTTTGCTCGTCTACCTGGCGATGATCGCCTCGGGCGTCTCCGCGATCGACCCGACCGTGCCCGACCTGATCGCCTGGGGGGGCAACGTCGGCGTCCTGGTCGCGCTCGACGGCCAGACCTGGCGGCTGCTCTCCTCGGTCTTCCTGCACGGCGGCCTGATCCACATCGGCCTGAACATGTATGTCCTGTACCGGGCCGGGCCGCTGATCGAGCGGCTCTACGGCAACGCCGGGTTCGCCCTGCTCTACCTCGCCGCCGGGCTGGGGGGGGCGATGGCCAGCGCCTGGTGGCACCCCCGGGTCGTCAGCGTCGGCGCCTCGGGGGCGATCTTCGGGCTGATCGGCGGCCTCGGGGCGTTCCTCGTCTCGCACCGGACGGCGATCCCGGCCCAGGTCCTGGTCCGGATGCGGGGCGGGGTGGTCGCCTTCGTCCTCTACAACACCCTCTTCGGCCTGGCGATCCCCGGCATCGACAACGCCGCGCACCTCGGCGGCCTCGTCTCCGGCCTCCTCGCCGGCCTGCTGCTCCAGCGCCCCTGGCCCGTCCCCCGGCCGACCGCCGGGCTGCCCCGGCAGCTCGCCGGAGGGCTGGTCATCGCCGCCGCCCTCACCGTCGCGGCCGTCGTCCTCGACCGCCAGGTCCTCCGCAACGCCGAGGTCCGCGTCGCGCTGGCCCGGGAGTCGATCCGCATCTACAACGAGTTCGCCGGGGAACTCGACCCCCTTCGCCTGGAATTCGAGCAGACCAACCTCCGGCTCGACGCGTTGATCGGCCGCGTCGACCGCTCCGAGCTGGCCCTGCCCGACGCCCGGGCGGAACTCTCCGGCCTGATCTCACGGGCCGAGGAGGAGCGCGACGCCGTCGCCCGCATCCCCGCCGCCGACCCCGACCTGGTCGAGATCCGGGACGCCCTCTCCTCCTCGGTCGACGCGCTCCGCCGGGCGATGGTCGCCCTCGACCGCTACCTCGCCAAGCCGGAGGATCCGTCGCCGATCGAAGGCCCGAGCGGCTTCAACCCCTCCCGGGCCGAGAGCGAGGCCGAGCTGGCCCGTTACCGGGCCCTCCGGGGCGCCTTCCTCGACCGCTTCCGGACCTCGGAGGCCCCCCCCGAGCCGGGGCCCTGA
- a CDS encoding NADH-quinone oxidoreductase subunit N has product MPPSAARPIDPEYLWSLAPEILLTLWGLVVLLVDVGLMRGRSGEARRTALGGLALLGPLGVLALLLAPAFAGPGDVGADPDPTIFYGTLASDLLTLSFNGLIAVLLAMVVGMSMAWEFTEHWGAYFALLLWSAVGMMLLVAAEELLILFLSLELMTICLYLLAAFEKSQRRSAEAGMKYFVYGSVASALFLFGLSLVYGLTGTTYLDGVRKVLLDRAGGSGAPGLAGDVIGATAVLLMLVGFGFKLAAVPFHQWAPDTYEGAPAPVSAFIASGSKIAGVIALMKVFLHAFGPWAGAVGGVGDGGWVLIVGAIAAVTMTYGNLAAMAQRNLKRLLAYSSIAHAGYILVGLLAAAVTTRTGPSAPETAGSVLFYLVIYGLTTVGAFAAAAWLARDRGRDDLDDLDGLGYRSPGLAACIVVLMLSLIGVPPLAGFFAKLYMFMEVLNADSDARTTLLVLVVVALVNSVISAFYYARVLRAMFLRRPEPGGPAVGTAPAPRGIAWPIALASLVAVGFGLYPAPLVESMRAAAGAMLAITLPPPEVPGPASAAPSRPEAPPLP; this is encoded by the coding sequence ATGCCCCCTTCCGCCGCCCGGCCGATCGACCCGGAGTACCTCTGGTCCCTCGCCCCCGAGATCCTGCTGACGCTCTGGGGCCTGGTCGTCCTGCTCGTCGACGTCGGCCTGATGCGGGGCCGGTCGGGGGAGGCCCGGCGGACGGCCCTCGGCGGCCTGGCGCTGCTCGGGCCGCTCGGCGTGCTCGCCCTCCTGCTCGCCCCGGCCTTCGCCGGCCCGGGGGACGTGGGTGCCGACCCCGACCCGACGATCTTCTACGGCACCCTCGCCTCCGACCTCCTCACCCTCTCCTTCAACGGCCTGATCGCCGTGCTGCTGGCGATGGTCGTCGGCATGTCGATGGCCTGGGAGTTCACCGAGCACTGGGGGGCCTACTTCGCCCTGCTGCTCTGGTCGGCCGTGGGGATGATGCTGCTGGTCGCCGCCGAGGAGCTGCTCATCCTCTTCCTCAGCCTGGAGCTGATGACCATCTGCCTCTACCTGCTCGCCGCCTTCGAGAAGTCGCAACGGCGGTCGGCCGAGGCGGGGATGAAGTACTTCGTCTACGGCTCGGTCGCCTCGGCGCTCTTCCTGTTCGGCCTGAGCCTCGTCTACGGCCTGACCGGCACCACCTACCTCGACGGCGTCCGCAAGGTCCTGCTCGACCGGGCCGGCGGGTCCGGTGCCCCCGGCCTCGCCGGGGACGTGATCGGCGCCACCGCCGTGCTGCTGATGCTCGTCGGCTTCGGCTTCAAGCTCGCCGCCGTCCCCTTCCACCAGTGGGCCCCCGACACCTACGAGGGGGCCCCGGCCCCCGTCTCCGCCTTCATCGCCTCGGGCTCGAAGATCGCCGGGGTGATCGCCCTGATGAAGGTCTTCCTCCACGCCTTCGGCCCCTGGGCCGGGGCCGTGGGGGGCGTGGGGGACGGCGGCTGGGTGCTGATCGTCGGCGCGATCGCCGCCGTGACGATGACCTACGGCAACCTCGCCGCGATGGCGCAGCGGAACCTCAAGCGGCTGCTCGCCTATTCCTCCATCGCCCACGCCGGATACATCCTCGTCGGGCTGCTCGCGGCGGCCGTGACGACCCGGACCGGCCCCTCGGCCCCCGAGACGGCCGGTTCGGTCCTCTTCTACCTCGTCATCTACGGCCTGACGACCGTCGGCGCCTTCGCCGCGGCCGCCTGGCTCGCCCGGGACCGGGGGCGGGACGACCTGGACGACCTCGACGGCCTCGGGTACCGGTCCCCCGGCCTGGCGGCCTGCATCGTCGTCCTGATGCTCTCGCTGATCGGCGTCCCCCCCCTGGCCGGGTTCTTCGCCAAGCTCTACATGTTCATGGAAGTGCTCAACGCCGACTCGGACGCCCGGACGACCCTGCTGGTGCTGGTCGTCGTCGCCCTGGTGAACTCGGTGATCTCGGCCTTCTACTACGCCCGGGTCCTCCGCGCCATGTTCCTGAGGCGCCCCGAGCCCGGCGGCCCGGCGGTTGGCACCGCCCCCGCCCCCCGGGGGATCGCCTGGCCGATCGCCCTGGCGTCGCTGGTGGCGGTCGGATTCGGCCTCTACCCGGCCCCCCTGGTGGAGTCGATGCGGGCCGCCGCCGGGGCGATGCTCGCCATCACCCTGCCCCCGCCGGAGGTCCCAGGCCCCGCCTCCGCGGCGCCGAGCCGGCCCGAGGCGCCCCCCCTGCCCTGA
- the nuoK gene encoding NADH-quinone oxidoreductase subunit NuoK, whose protein sequence is MSGDVPLSWFLLFAAACFAIGLFGVLARRNAIAVLMAIEIMLNAANINLVAFWRFGDAPGPEGGPIPGVMLAIFVITIAASEVAVGVALILLCYRRWRAADVDRFDSMAG, encoded by the coding sequence ATGAGCGGCGACGTCCCCCTGAGCTGGTTCCTGCTGTTCGCCGCCGCCTGCTTCGCCATCGGCCTGTTCGGCGTGCTGGCCCGCCGCAACGCGATCGCCGTGCTCATGGCCATCGAGATCATGCTCAACGCGGCCAACATCAACCTCGTCGCCTTCTGGAGGTTCGGGGACGCCCCGGGCCCAGAGGGCGGGCCGATCCCCGGCGTGATGCTGGCGATCTTCGTCATCACCATCGCCGCCTCGGAGGTCGCCGTCGGGGTCGCCCTGATCCTGCTCTGCTACCGGCGCTGGCGGGCCGCCGACGTCGACCGATTCGACAGCATGGCCGGCTGA
- a CDS encoding NADH-quinone oxidoreductase subunit J, with product MQLIFLIVSAVGLLTALGTVLAKNLVHAALFLVAFFFAVAAQFVLLEAEFLAAMQVLVYIGAVSILLLFGIMLTRNIQGDETTGGHWARKIPVAVVALGVLGVLLYGISAERGRPGQQSWARTVSRPGGVNPPVGGPGAADLSYSPSGRFVASIDLDGRVRLRTPVGRQVASFPTDEAAGRPTAVGFSVDGAIVASADDRGGVLSWDVARRLPAFSRSGGRPGRISALAVGPERPVEEGGRLVAAGGADGIVRLWDGPEPVEIPAHDGPIRALAFAPDGRLVSLGADRRARVLDPSTGEFASSVPAAPPGRPIAASAVGLTPAPRPVQGAGTPVGMAGPGMPASAPAPPRPPAEGLGPDLPPGPLAAVASLISGKPGRWDLRVFDATDGTEVLAAEDLEGVPIAVALGTGIGRVAALVGPASMAEADPGPAAGDAPVDASLLVWGFGPRADDGPPLRGSTRVTPGRAVRLGAGAENMPLVLAPAGGPVTFLDLDAGAAATVPATTASVAASAVADMPRAVGDELMTRFVVPFEVAGLLLTAALVGAIVLARQDDGAGPSPIGGEADETDTPAERIAR from the coding sequence ATGCAACTGATCTTCCTGATCGTCTCTGCCGTCGGCCTGCTGACGGCCCTGGGCACGGTCCTGGCGAAGAACCTCGTCCACGCGGCGCTGTTCCTGGTCGCCTTCTTCTTCGCCGTCGCCGCCCAGTTCGTCCTGCTGGAGGCCGAGTTCCTGGCGGCGATGCAGGTGCTCGTCTACATCGGCGCCGTCTCGATCCTCCTGCTCTTCGGGATCATGCTCACCCGGAACATCCAGGGGGACGAGACGACCGGCGGCCACTGGGCCCGGAAAATCCCGGTCGCCGTCGTTGCCCTCGGGGTGCTCGGGGTGCTGCTCTACGGGATCTCGGCCGAGCGAGGCCGGCCGGGCCAGCAGTCGTGGGCCCGCACCGTCTCCCGGCCCGGGGGGGTGAACCCCCCGGTCGGCGGCCCCGGCGCGGCCGACCTCTCCTACAGCCCCAGCGGCCGGTTCGTCGCCTCGATCGACCTCGACGGCCGGGTCCGACTCCGGACGCCCGTCGGCCGACAGGTCGCCTCGTTCCCGACCGACGAGGCCGCCGGCCGGCCGACCGCCGTCGGCTTCAGCGTCGACGGCGCGATCGTCGCCTCGGCCGACGACCGGGGCGGCGTCCTCTCCTGGGACGTCGCCCGACGCCTCCCGGCCTTCTCCCGATCCGGGGGCCGTCCGGGGCGGATCTCGGCCCTGGCCGTCGGGCCGGAGCGGCCGGTGGAAGAGGGCGGCCGCCTCGTCGCCGCCGGCGGGGCCGACGGGATCGTCCGCCTCTGGGACGGCCCCGAGCCCGTCGAGATCCCCGCCCACGACGGCCCGATCCGCGCCCTGGCCTTCGCCCCCGACGGCCGGCTCGTCTCCCTCGGGGCCGATCGTCGCGCCCGGGTCCTGGACCCGTCGACCGGGGAGTTCGCGTCGAGCGTCCCCGCCGCCCCCCCCGGCCGCCCGATCGCCGCGTCGGCCGTGGGCCTGACCCCGGCGCCCCGCCCCGTGCAGGGCGCCGGCACCCCGGTCGGCATGGCCGGGCCCGGCATGCCGGCCTCCGCGCCGGCCCCGCCGCGGCCCCCGGCCGAGGGTCTGGGCCCCGACCTGCCCCCCGGCCCGCTGGCGGCCGTCGCCTCGCTCATTAGCGGCAAGCCGGGGCGCTGGGACCTCCGGGTCTTCGACGCCACCGACGGCACCGAGGTCCTCGCCGCCGAGGATCTGGAGGGCGTGCCGATCGCCGTGGCGCTGGGGACCGGCATCGGCCGGGTCGCCGCCCTGGTCGGCCCGGCCTCGATGGCCGAGGCCGACCCGGGTCCGGCCGCCGGAGACGCCCCGGTCGACGCCTCGCTCCTCGTCTGGGGGTTCGGCCCCCGGGCCGACGACGGACCTCCGCTCCGGGGGTCGACCCGGGTCACCCCCGGCCGGGCCGTCCGCCTGGGGGCCGGGGCCGAGAACATGCCGCTGGTCCTGGCGCCGGCCGGCGGGCCGGTCACCTTCCTCGACCTCGACGCCGGTGCCGCCGCCACCGTCCCGGCCACCACGGCCTCGGTGGCCGCCTCGGCGGTCGCCGACATGCCCCGGGCCGTCGGCGACGAGCTGATGACCCGATTCGTCGTCCCCTTCGAGGTCGCCGGGCTGCTGCTGACGGCCGCCCTGGTCGGCGCCATCGTCCTGGCCCGGCAGGACGACGGGGCGGGGCCCTCCCCGATCGGGGGCGAGGCCGACGAGACCGACACCCCCGCCGAGAGGATCGCGCGATGA